One part of the Oligoflexus sp. genome encodes these proteins:
- a CDS encoding MFS transporter, with product MLSHGQADSITFWNFRSAPMRAFHMSWMAFFLCFFAWFGSAALMGVIREELSLTKSQIGHIITGSVAITIIFRLVIGGLLERIGPRRMYAALLIASAIPVIGIAFTHSYESFLIARVAIGAIGASFVISQYHTTQMFSPRIVGTANAITAGWGNMGGGATHLAMPLIFAGILSLGFSQSSSWRLSMILVGILCLVMGFLYYRFTQDTPEGDLIDLRRAGRLPPPQKTSQNFSLALKDYRVWILAMMYGLCFGLELTIDNIAALYFIDYFQLDMKTAGFAAASFGMMNIFSRALGGYLGDVFGRKIGLNGRVSWLSLVILGEGISLIGFAQMQTLSSAIGLMLVFSLFCQMACGATYAVVPFIQNKALGPVAGIVGAGGNVGAILTGLLFGGALAWPTALLYLGIATTLMAGLALLVRQKAPAPVPEGALAV from the coding sequence ATGTTGTCTCACGGTCAGGCTGATTCCATTACCTTCTGGAACTTTCGTTCGGCGCCGATGCGGGCCTTCCATATGAGTTGGATGGCCTTCTTCTTATGCTTTTTCGCGTGGTTCGGCAGCGCGGCGCTGATGGGCGTGATCCGTGAGGAACTGTCTCTCACCAAGAGTCAGATCGGGCATATCATCACAGGATCGGTGGCCATCACCATCATCTTTCGCCTCGTGATCGGCGGGCTTTTGGAACGCATCGGCCCCAGACGGATGTATGCGGCTCTTCTTATCGCCTCGGCGATTCCTGTGATCGGCATCGCCTTCACTCATAGTTATGAATCGTTCCTGATCGCAAGGGTGGCGATCGGCGCCATCGGGGCTTCGTTCGTCATCAGCCAGTATCATACGACCCAGATGTTCAGCCCGCGCATCGTCGGAACCGCAAACGCTATCACTGCCGGCTGGGGCAACATGGGCGGTGGAGCCACGCACCTCGCCATGCCCCTGATTTTCGCCGGCATCCTGAGCCTCGGTTTTTCGCAGTCCAGTTCCTGGCGTCTCTCCATGATCCTGGTGGGCATCCTCTGCCTTGTTATGGGTTTCCTCTACTATCGTTTCACCCAGGATACTCCTGAAGGTGACCTGATCGATCTGCGTCGCGCGGGTCGCCTTCCCCCGCCTCAAAAAACCTCGCAGAATTTTTCCCTGGCGCTGAAGGATTATCGGGTCTGGATCCTGGCCATGATGTATGGCCTTTGCTTTGGCTTGGAATTGACCATTGATAATATCGCGGCTCTCTACTTCATCGACTACTTTCAACTCGATATGAAAACGGCCGGATTTGCTGCCGCGTCCTTTGGCATGATGAATATTTTTTCACGCGCGCTGGGCGGTTATCTGGGGGATGTCTTTGGGCGGAAAATCGGCCTGAACGGACGGGTCTCCTGGCTGTCCCTCGTCATCCTTGGTGAAGGCATATCGCTCATCGGCTTTGCTCAGATGCAGACGCTTTCATCCGCGATCGGACTTATGCTGGTTTTCAGCCTTTTTTGTCAGATGGCCTGCGGAGCAACCTACGCTGTTGTTCCTTTTATCCAGAATAAAGCCCTCGGTCCGGTCGCTGGAATTGTGGGAGCCGGCGGAAATGTCGGCGCGATCCTCACCGGACTTTTATTCGGTGGCGCCCTCGCGTGGCCGACTGCACTCCTTTATCTCGGGATCGCCACGACTTTGATGGCTGGCCTTGCGCTTCTCGTTCGGCAAAAAGCTCCGGCCCCTGTTCCCGAAGGCGCGCTCGCTGTGTAA
- a CDS encoding 7TM diverse intracellular signaling domain-containing protein: MRPYLALLYMALCWTAPRLEALEVQNGAIDLSAWDGASRISLNGTWMSVEDELVEGHQLSAHALTPAPVPTPESFDAPRDSIRYQRTYVLRIQGLRLEQPVSLWIENMGVRSHRFLFFHEASGIQYDLGQLGKVSRDPKERVHIFTGSNAIQLPPVTGSGILLIQTNAYPYFQGPMPSYRILHPLELGPQHALNKRAQLHVYEESFVLGLFALIALFNLALFIQRPSEKGPLYLFGLSLSFAWRYLSTDGYLYRIFEPSLSLYESNLLGLAFAPLTCGLFLSLFLRYTYPKQVPAFFPLLAILMIGTMATHALFTSIVRAQSHWVPYTIVLLILFLAVCVVSLKAARAREEGAVLGILGIAIIFAGHTNDFLVATTAYNFMYLGHYSLVLFIFTQSLVVGRRFALTFERTMVMGRELKTKNAALLQQQSEIQSLNLSLTDYAETLEQKVEEKTRDIVSILNNIRQGIMAVKSPSGELAKEHSLYLETMIGVRKTEGMNVLDACFVGFDISEDQLDQLRNALSMIVGEDSVAFELNQSALPTEIQRHGPQGTQIFELDWSPVMAGSRIEKLLLVIRDVTEIKRLRLEAEDQAAELKLIADIINVPKERFEGLMTATERLTEANRDILVRLDQLDAGSVDRLYRNLHTVKGMMRSYQMRQITDLVHTAENRYKALKAGEPVRIPLLLKDLDGILSLVRRMVEIHRHKLGRGSNQDHHYILIDKRQFEENLRSIREIDFQALQADDQSRFEKIRTLFYKVAYTPLHKVLEAQVEGLAHLARSLNKLPPRTEFFDQDFSINREVHETINNVFTHLLRNSIDHGLESTEQRTARGKSPEGHITIRLSPFHDQLRIDYTDDGSGMDLKRIRDKGIAKGLLQPDQEVTHQHLVDLILRPGFSTSERVNDISGRGMGMDAVRSFIEDINGTFAVRVDEPNSTVLKSVPAHFVMILPENRFQRIDAPTLVTPTTQVA; this comes from the coding sequence ATGCGTCCTTACCTTGCACTTCTATATATGGCCCTGTGCTGGACAGCCCCAAGGCTGGAAGCGCTTGAGGTTCAGAATGGAGCGATCGATCTATCCGCATGGGACGGCGCGAGCAGAATTTCTCTGAACGGTACCTGGATGAGCGTGGAAGATGAACTCGTGGAGGGCCATCAACTCTCGGCCCATGCCCTGACACCGGCCCCTGTTCCCACCCCCGAGAGTTTTGATGCGCCTCGCGATTCCATTCGCTATCAACGCACCTATGTGCTTCGCATTCAAGGCCTTCGCCTGGAGCAGCCCGTCAGTCTTTGGATCGAGAACATGGGCGTTCGCAGCCATCGCTTCCTCTTCTTTCATGAAGCCAGCGGCATCCAGTATGATTTGGGCCAGCTCGGCAAGGTGAGCCGTGATCCGAAAGAGCGGGTGCATATCTTCACAGGCAGCAATGCGATTCAGCTGCCTCCCGTCACTGGCAGCGGCATACTTTTGATTCAGACCAATGCCTATCCCTATTTTCAGGGGCCGATGCCCTCGTACCGCATACTGCATCCCTTGGAATTGGGACCGCAGCATGCCCTGAATAAAAGGGCTCAGCTTCACGTCTATGAAGAATCCTTCGTTCTTGGACTGTTCGCGCTGATCGCTCTTTTCAATCTGGCCCTCTTCATTCAAAGGCCCTCCGAAAAGGGACCGCTCTATCTCTTCGGTCTGAGTCTTTCTTTCGCCTGGCGTTATCTTTCCACCGATGGCTATCTCTATCGAATTTTTGAGCCCAGCTTGTCTCTTTATGAATCGAATCTCTTGGGTTTGGCCTTCGCGCCTCTGACCTGTGGCCTCTTCCTATCGCTTTTTCTTCGATATACGTATCCGAAACAGGTCCCTGCCTTTTTTCCTCTCCTCGCGATCTTGATGATCGGAACCATGGCGACTCACGCTCTTTTTACATCCATTGTTCGTGCGCAGAGTCATTGGGTCCCTTACACAATCGTGCTGCTCATCCTTTTCCTTGCTGTTTGCGTCGTCAGTCTCAAAGCGGCACGGGCTCGGGAGGAAGGAGCTGTCCTGGGTATCCTGGGCATCGCGATCATATTCGCCGGTCACACCAATGATTTTCTGGTCGCTACCACTGCCTATAATTTCATGTATCTGGGGCATTACAGCCTCGTTCTTTTCATCTTCACGCAGTCCCTGGTGGTCGGCCGCCGCTTCGCCCTGACCTTCGAACGCACCATGGTGATGGGCCGCGAACTCAAGACCAAGAATGCCGCGCTGCTGCAGCAGCAAAGCGAAATCCAATCCCTGAACCTGAGTCTTACCGACTATGCCGAAACCCTGGAGCAGAAGGTCGAAGAAAAAACCCGTGATATCGTTTCCATACTGAATAACATCCGGCAGGGTATCATGGCCGTGAAGTCGCCGAGCGGTGAACTTGCGAAGGAACATTCCCTTTATCTCGAAACCATGATCGGCGTCCGCAAAACGGAAGGCATGAACGTCCTCGACGCCTGCTTTGTGGGCTTTGATATCAGCGAGGATCAGCTGGATCAGCTGCGCAACGCTCTGAGCATGATCGTGGGCGAGGACAGCGTCGCCTTTGAATTGAACCAAAGCGCGCTGCCAACGGAAATCCAGCGTCATGGACCCCAGGGCACGCAGATTTTCGAACTGGACTGGAGTCCGGTCATGGCGGGATCACGCATCGAAAAGCTTCTGCTCGTGATCCGGGATGTGACGGAAATCAAACGCCTGCGTCTGGAAGCCGAGGATCAGGCGGCCGAGTTGAAACTGATCGCCGACATCATCAATGTTCCGAAGGAACGCTTCGAAGGTCTGATGACGGCCACCGAGCGATTGACCGAGGCCAACCGCGATATCCTTGTCCGGCTGGATCAGCTCGATGCGGGTTCGGTCGATCGACTCTATCGGAATCTGCATACGGTCAAGGGCATGATGCGCAGCTATCAGATGCGGCAGATCACAGACCTTGTTCACACTGCTGAAAATCGCTACAAGGCTTTGAAAGCCGGGGAGCCGGTAAGGATTCCACTCCTGCTCAAGGATCTGGATGGAATTCTGAGCCTTGTGCGCAGAATGGTGGAAATCCATCGCCATAAACTCGGTCGCGGCAGCAATCAGGATCATCATTACATCCTGATCGACAAGCGCCAGTTCGAGGAAAACCTGCGCAGCATCCGCGAGATTGATTTTCAGGCGCTGCAGGCGGATGATCAATCCCGCTTTGAAAAGATCCGCACCCTTTTCTATAAGGTCGCTTATACGCCCTTGCATAAGGTGCTGGAGGCTCAGGTCGAAGGACTCGCTCATCTGGCCCGTTCGCTGAACAAGCTGCCGCCCAGGACGGAATTTTTCGATCAGGATTTTTCCATCAACCGGGAAGTCCATGAGACGATCAATAACGTCTTCACCCATCTTCTGCGCAATTCCATTGATCATGGCCTGGAGTCCACCGAGCAGCGCACGGCGCGCGGCAAATCACCCGAGGGTCATATCACGATCAGGCTGAGTCCTTTCCATGATCAGCTGCGGATTGATTATACGGATGATGGCAGCGGCATGGACCTCAAAAGGATTCGCGACAAGGGGATCGCCAAAGGTCTGCTGCAGCCTGATCAGGAGGTCACCCATCAGCATCTGGTCGACCTTATACTGCGGCCGGGTTTTTCCACCTCTGAGCGCGTCAACGATATCTCGGGCCGGGGCATGGGGATGGATGCGGTCCGCAGCTTCATCGAGGACATCAACGGGACCTTTGCGGTGCGCGTCGACGAACCCAACAGCACTGTTTTGAAATCGGTTCCCGCGCATTTTGTAATGATTTTGCCCGAGAACAGATTTCAAAGGATAGATGCACCGACGCTCGTCACTCCGACCACGCAGGTCGCCTAG